Within the Bacillota bacterium genome, the region CAGTCATTATCCACAAGGCTTTTGATCAGCCGCATCACTGCTCTTCTTTCCCTTTCCGACATTGCCCTGTATGCTCTTCTGATGGTCAGGATATCTTCAGCCATTGGTTCCTCGGGTTTTTCTAAAATAATACCTTTAGGGTCATCCGTGAGACCTAAAAGATAGTCAGTGGAGACGTTCAGGGTTTGGGCGATTTTAACCAAACCCTCCACCGAGGGGTATGCTCTGCCCGTTACATATGCGCTTACGGTCCTACTCGATACCTTAATCTCGTCGGCCAGCTCTTTTTGTTCCATGCGTTTTTCCCGGAGCAGTTTTACGAGACGCTCTCTAAATACAGTCATCATAGGCCTCCCTGAACCTTTGTAATTAAGCCGGTCAACATGAAAGAAGCTTGATCATGGGCAAAATTCAGAAAAGTCCCTTGCCGTTATCTGAAATCCGGAAGGGGCGTTTTGCTGCGGCTTCTGATACATCTATTTTAACAAAAAAATTTAAAAAACTGTTGCATTTGTATAGAATTTTCTGAAAAACTCGGCGGCAAATGTGGGAGACTCACGATATTGTACCTCTAGACTAATATAATGATAAATTACTCTGGACAAACTCAGTATAATAGTTTATAATATTAAGCAGTAATTGTATAAACCAATATTATTGGATCGAATCCCAGCCGTAGTTGACTAATTTTTTGTAAAAGGCGTCACCCCGAACTTTTTTTAAAACCAAAAAACCTGAAAGAAAGGAGGGTCGTTGGTTGTGCCATGAAATCGTTTTCGACGGAGTGGCCTGGAGGGACCGCCTGGTTGTAGTCGCGGCATATGACTTTAGCTCCTGGCAGAAGATCACGGGATCTGAGGAGGTTGAAGCATACAAGGACTTTTTAATCGAACAGGAGAATGTGGTGCAGCAATTAAAAAATAATCGAACTGTGCTGGTAATCCGGGTCCCGTTTGATGCGGAGGACTACCAGGCGTGGTTAAAGGCAAATCCCGACCTGCGGGATGGACCGGAAGCACGCGGGATCTGGGCTTTAACTGCCGCAGAGGACCA harbors:
- a CDS encoding helix-turn-helix transcriptional regulator; protein product: MTVFRERLVKLLREKRMEQKELADEIKVSSRTVSAYVTGRAYPSVEGLVKIAQTLNVSTDYLLGLTDDPKGIILEKPEEPMAEDILTIRRAYRAMSERERRAVMRLIKSLVDND